In Mycobacteriales bacterium, the genomic window GGTCAGCGTCCGTGACCGCGGGCCGGGCCTGCGCCCTGGTGAGGCCGGCCTGGTGTTCAACCGGTTCTGGCGCGCCGACCCGGCCCGATCCCGGCACACCGGCGGCACCGGCCTCGGCCTGTCGATCGCCCTGGAGGACACCCGGTTGCACGGCGGCTGGCTGCAGGCATGGGGGGAGCCGGGCCGCGGCGCGGTGTTCCGGATGACGGTGCCCCTGCGCGTCGGCGCGTCGTTCGCCGCCTCGCCGCTGCCGCTCGACCCGACCGAGACAGAGTCGACCCAGACGGCGCCGGCCGCTCCGCAGCCACGCGATCCGGTGGCGGCCGTCCTGCCCGGCCAGCCCGGGATGCCCCAGTGATGCGAGCGCGGCGCGCCGGCGTGGCCGTGATCGGCGTCGGGCTGCTGCTCGGCGGCTGCGCGACCATCCCGCAGGGCGGCGCCGTCCACGTCGCCCACGTCGAGAACCGCGACGGCACCGTCGACGAGCCCGACTCCCGGGTCTTGCCGCCCGGCCCGACCGAGGGCCAGGCTCCGCCCGACGTCGTACGCGGCTTCATCAACGCCAGCGCCAGCGCCGACAACGCCTACGCCATCGCCCGGTCGTTCCTGACCCGTGCCGTCGGCAAGGCGTGGCAGGCGCCGCGGGCGGTCATCGTCTACGACGAGGGCAGCCTGCAGGCCAACCTGTCGGGCCGCGTCGTGACCGTGACGGTCAACCAGGTCGGCCGCATCGACGCGCGCGGCGGCTTCTCGCTCGCCTCGGGTTCGCTGTCGTTCCAGTACCCCGTGACCAAGGACCGCGGCGAGTGGCGGATCGCGACCCCGCCCGAGCAACTGCTGCTCTCGGAGGCCGACGTACGACGTTCCTTCCGGTCGGTCGACATCTACTTCGTCAACCCGAGCGACCAGGTCGTCGTACCGGACCGCGTCTACCTGCAGTCGTCACGCCGTGACCTGCCCACGCGGCTCGCCGAGCGGCTGCTCAGCGGTCCGTCGTCATGGCTCGCCCCCGCCGTGCGGACGGCCTTCCCGGCCGGCACGAAGCTGACGGGGAGGGTCGACGTGCGCAACGGGATGGCCACCGTGCCCCTGTCCAGGCAAGCGCTGCGGGCCAACGCGTCGCAGCGCCGCGCCATGTCCGCCCAGCTGGTGTGGACGCTGAAGCAGCTCACCGACATGTCCGGGTTGGAGATCCTCGCAGGCGGCGCCCCGCTCGACGTGCCGGGACAGGGCGCGCCGCAGAGCCGCGACGACTGGCCGAGCTACGACCCGGACGTGCTCGACAGCGACGCGGCGGTCTACT contains:
- a CDS encoding LpqB family beta-propeller domain-containing protein — translated: MRARRAGVAVIGVGLLLGGCATIPQGGAVHVAHVENRDGTVDEPDSRVLPPGPTEGQAPPDVVRGFINASASADNAYAIARSFLTRAVGKAWQAPRAVIVYDEGSLQANLSGRVVTVTVNQVGRIDARGGFSLASGSLSFQYPVTKDRGEWRIATPPEQLLLSEADVRRSFRSVDIYFVNPSDQVVVPDRVYLQSSRRDLPTRLAERLLSGPSSWLAPAVRTAFPAGTKLTGRVDVRNGMATVPLSRQALRANASQRRAMSAQLVWTLKQLTDMSGLEILAGGAPLDVPGQGAPQSRDDWPSYDPDVLDSDAAVYYSRDGSVRSPVDNPAAGAAGAAQIDNGKVLRSVPNVPLRHPVVAGGRLAALGPVPDGVGLYTGALSSGPLAVVWRAAAMTPPAFDVRGRLWTVVTDAAGKQRVLVVPQGGRPTYVPAPDLAAGDVQQLCPSRDGARVVAVVGQPGQRQVYVGRVADHGGALSLGGFHTVLPDRYVDVADVGWLDADRIVVLVKTSDTGRAAGRFPLVAAVDGWPGLEATVLTAGLPSDEPLQIAAAPGGHRLLVSVGGQIWGSASGIWQPLAVGEDPAYGSPAS